A window of the Bacteriovorax sp. PP10 genome harbors these coding sequences:
- a CDS encoding MFS transporter has protein sequence MVNIKSGILGDSNAYTVFISQLMSTICDKMMSIGLVWYLTTEYSINIVPWFLAVSFFPHIFMSFYSSKIINRHGTLRTVIATEYFRGVVLLALFGMLFFIPEKSTMFLSALFCASFLVGIGSSVFNPAILSLPPILVEEDKVPALNALLDTSFSISNILGAACAIVLLNIFDIKILVLINALSFFAAALLQGRVKLRNQESAVVEDSRKLGPMAVLKKYPAIMRMLLSFLFINVVFTPILVMIPWYVENVFKGNGSDLAWIEAAMGAGAFLTGMYLSLSAFTVRAEKRIGMIAIICFFFGLFFQVFSFSKTTVEASCLLFLIGILTTFLNVQVLTYFQTSLHEHEVPSIMVAVNIISAASMPLSFAISGILFPVVDIPRFALICGLLTMLIAFALPSFLKTTPQEGDA, from the coding sequence ATGGTAAATATAAAATCTGGCATTCTCGGTGACTCGAACGCGTACACTGTTTTTATCTCTCAACTCATGTCCACCATCTGCGACAAGATGATGTCCATTGGTCTTGTGTGGTATCTCACAACAGAGTACTCCATAAATATTGTTCCATGGTTTTTAGCAGTCAGCTTTTTTCCACACATTTTCATGTCATTTTATTCTTCGAAAATTATCAACAGACATGGAACTCTAAGAACTGTTATCGCTACAGAGTATTTTAGAGGAGTCGTTTTATTAGCACTTTTTGGAATGTTATTTTTTATTCCAGAAAAAAGTACAATGTTTTTATCAGCACTTTTTTGCGCTTCGTTTTTAGTAGGGATTGGATCAAGTGTTTTTAATCCAGCGATTTTATCTCTTCCTCCTATTTTAGTAGAAGAAGACAAAGTTCCTGCACTCAATGCACTTCTTGATACAAGTTTTTCTATTTCAAATATTCTGGGAGCGGCCTGTGCGATCGTCTTGCTTAATATTTTTGATATCAAAATTTTAGTTTTAATAAATGCTCTTAGTTTTTTTGCAGCGGCGCTTTTACAAGGCAGAGTAAAACTTAGAAACCAGGAATCAGCTGTTGTTGAAGATTCAAGAAAATTAGGGCCAATGGCCGTGCTGAAGAAATACCCGGCGATTATGAGAATGCTTTTGAGCTTCTTGTTTATCAACGTCGTCTTCACTCCCATATTGGTTATGATTCCCTGGTATGTAGAAAATGTTTTCAAAGGAAACGGAAGTGACCTGGCATGGATTGAAGCGGCCATGGGAGCGGGGGCATTCCTGACCGGGATGTATTTGTCCCTGAGTGCTTTTACGGTGAGAGCAGAAAAGCGTATTGGGATGATTGCGATTATTTGTTTTTTCTTCGGACTATTTTTTCAAGTCTTCTCATTTTCAAAAACGACAGTAGAAGCTTCATGCTTATTATTCTTAATTGGAATCCTGACTACTTTCTTAAACGTTCAGGTCTTAACTTATTTTCAAACGTCACTTCACGAACACGAAGTCCCTTCGATCATGGTGGCCGTTAATATTATTTCAGCTGCTTCAATGCCTTTATCTTTTGCGATCTCAGGAATTCTCTTTCCAGTCGTTGATATTCCAAGATTTGCGCTTATTTGTGGGCTTCTTACAATGTTGATTGCTTTTGCCCTCCCAAGCTTTTTAAAAACAACTCCTCAAGAAGGTGATGCATGA